From the Vulpes lagopus strain Blue_001 chromosome 15, ASM1834538v1, whole genome shotgun sequence genome, one window contains:
- the LOC121475940 gene encoding olfactory receptor 51H1-like, whose protein sequence is MADNNYSHFQHPYFVLTGIPGLEQRYYWMAFPLGAIYVIALFGNGVIISTIKSESSLHIPMYYFLCMLALADMGLALCTLPSMLGIFWFNYKSIAFDACLVQMYFIHTFSAIESGVLVAMAFDRVVAIWDPLRYGTILTNGVVGRTGAIILTRAVFVVFPVPFLIKRLPFYRSNILSHSFCLHQDVMRLACASTRVNSLYGLIAVIFTKGSDSLSILFSYVFIFRTVMAIASGKGRLKALNTCVSHICAVLIFYVPLIGVSVIHRFGKHLSPLTHALMANAYLLVPPVLNPIVYTVKTKEIRKKIIQIFVQTKITAEG, encoded by the coding sequence ATGGCAGATAATAATTATTCTCACTTCCAACATCCTTACTTTGTCTTAACTGGAATTCCAGGGCTTGAACAAAGGTATTATTGGATGGCATTCCCACTGGGTGCTATATATGTCATCGCCCTTTTTGGCAATGGTGTCATTATCTCTACCATCAAGTCTGAATCATCCCTGCATATCCCTATGTACTATTTTCTGTGCATGCTGGCACTGGCAGACATGGGGCTTGCTCTTTGTACTTTGCCCTCTATGCTAGGCATATTTTGGTTTAACTATAAGTCCATTGCCTTTGATGCCTGCCTTGTTCAGATGTACTTCATTCATACCTTCTCTGCCATTGAATCTGGCGTGCTGGTGGCCATGGCTTTTGATCGGGTTGTAGCCATCTGGGACCCCCTCAGGTATGGTACCATCTTAACCAATGGTGTGGTCGGCAGAACAGGGGCCATCATCCTGACAAGAGCAGTCTTTGTGGTCTTCCCTGTGCCTTTCCTCATCAAGCGTCTTCCCTTCTACCGCTCCAACAtcctctcccactccttctgcctCCACCAAGACGTCATGCGACTTGCCTGTGCCAGCACTCGTGTCAACAGTCTCTATGGACTTATTGCTGTCATCTTCACCAAGGGTTCTGACTCCCTCTCCATCCTCTTCTCCTATGTGTTCATATTCCGAACAGTAATGGCCATTGCCTCAGGGAAGGGCCGGCTGAAGGCGCTCAACACCTGTGTTTCACACATCTGTGCTGTACTTATCTTCTATGTTCCACTCATTGGGGTATCTGTCATTCACCGTTTTGGAAAGCATCTTTCACCACTGACTCATGCTCTCATGGCTAATGCCTACCTTCTTGTACCCCCTGTGCTTAACCCTATAGTCTATACTGTGAAGACCAAGGAGATACGAAAGAAAATCATCCAAATATTTGTTCAAACCAAGATTACCGCAGAGGGTTAG